Within Pseudomonas sp. LBUM920, the genomic segment TCGGCGGGCTGCTCGTGCTGGTGCTGATCTTCAGGCAGCCGCAGGGCTACGCGCTGCAGCCGATCCTCAAGCGCTTCAGCGGCGTGGGTTATGGCCTGGTCGGCGGGTTGCTGGTGACGGGCTTGATCAACGTGCGCGTACTGACCGGGCACCTGTGGCCCACACCGCTGTTCAACGGGTTCGCGCTGATTCTGTTGATCAAAGTGCTGCTAGTGCTGGGCATGCTGGCGTTGGCGTTGCTGAACCGGTTGCGTATTGAGCGCTGCGAAGAGCGCCGGGCCAGTTTGAAGGCCAGTGTGATGCTGGAGTGGGGATTGGGGGTGTGTGCAGTTGCCGCCGTTTCGCTCCTGGGCACCCTTCCGCCGATGGTCATGGCCAACTGAACATCTCTTTTGACATGCAATCGATGTGGGAGCGGGCTTGCCTGAGATGGCATCCACTCGGTGCACCTGATGCACCGAGGTGTCTACATCGCAGGCAAGCCAGCACCTACATTAACTGTGCCTGCTTTTGATCGAAACACACCACGTCATCGTACAACTTCCGCTTGACACCCCACGAAAACCCCGTAAATATCCCGCCCAATGTTGTACGACAACGTATAACAAATAATAAAAACAACAAAAGAAAAAGGGAGCTTCTCTGTGAATCAATTCGCCCGCAATTCCTCCTCGCGTATCGGCCTTATCGGTCTCGGCAGCCTGGCGTTCACCCTGCCCCTCAGCGCCCAGGCCGACGGTTTCCTTGAAGATGCCAAAGCCACGCTCAACCTGCGCAACGCCTACTTCAACCGTAACTTCACCAACCCGACCTACCCGCAGGCCAAGGCCGAAGAGTGGACGCAAAACTTCATCCTCGATGCCAAATCCGGCTTCACCCAGGGCACTGTGGGTTTTGGGATTGATGTGCTGGGCCTGTATTCGCAAAAGCTCGATGGCGGCAAAGGCACCGGCGGCACGCAGCTGCTGCCGATCCACAGCGACGGCCGCCCCGCCGACAATTTCGGCCGTCTGGGCGTGGCCCTGAAAACCAAACTGTCGAAGACCGAACTGAAAGTCGGCGAATGGATGCCGGTGCTGCCGATCCTGCGATCGGACGACGGCCGCTCGCTGCCCCAGACCTTTCGCGGTGGTCAGGTCACGTCCAATGAAATTGCCGGCTTGACGCTCTACGGCGGACAGTTTCGCGGCAACAGCCCCCGTAATGACGCGAGCATGGAAGACATGTTCATGAACGGTAAAGCCGCGTTCACCTCCGACCGTTTCAACTTTGGCGGCGGCGAGTACAGCTTCAACGACAAGCGCACACAGGTCGGCGTCTGGTATGCCGAGCTGACGGATATCTACCAGCAGCAGTATTTCAACCTGACCCACAGCCAGCCGGTAGGCAACTGGACCCTGGGCGCCAACCTCGGTTATTTCAACGGCAAGGAAGACGGCAGCGCCCTGGCCGGAGACCTCGACAACAAGACCGTGTCCGCCCTGCTCTCGGCACGCTACAACGGCAACACGTTTTATGTCGGCCTGCAAAAACTCACCGGTGACAGCCTGTGGATGCGGGTCAACGGCACCAGCGGCGGCACACTCGCCAACGACAGTTACAACGCCAGCTACGATAACGCCAAGGAAAAATCCTGGCAGGTGCGTCATGACTTCAACTTTGTGGTGCTTGGCATTCCGGGGCTGACCATGATGAACCGCTATATCAGCGGCAGTAACGTGCACACCGGGGCGATCACCGACGGCAAGGAGTGGGGACGCGAATCGGAACTGGCCTACACCGTGCAAAGCGGCGCGCTGAGGGACTTGAACGTGCGATGGAGGAATTCGACCCTGCGTCGGGACTTCAGCAACAATGAATTTGATGAGAATCGGATTTTTATCAGCTATCCGATTTCGCTGCTGTAATGCGATGAATGTGGCCGCTGGCTTGCCTGCGATAGCGGTGTTTCAGCAAAACGCCTATCCACTGACAGACGGCTATCGCAGGCAAGCCAGCTCTCACTTTTTTCAAACCTGTCGTCTGGCAGCGTTGACAACCTGGGGAATCCCTAACGATACTTCCAGCAAGTCATACGACAACCTACAACAACAATGGAACCCTCATGACCACCTCTACCATCACGCCTGTTCCATTCAACCGCCTGCTGCTCACCGGTGCCGCCGGCGGCCTGGGCAAAGTCTTGCGCGAACGCCTGCGCCCTTACGCCCAAGTCCTGCGCCTGTCGGACATCGCCAACATGGCGCCAGCGGCCGATGCATCCGAGGAAGTGCAACCTTGCGACCTTGCCGATAAACAAGCCGTGCACCACTTGGTGGAAGGCGTCGACGCCATCCTGCACTTCGGCGGCGTGTCAGTGGAGCGCTCCTTCGAAGAGGTCCTCGGCGCCAATATCAGCGGCGTGTTCCACATCTATGAAGCCGCTCGCCGCCACGGCGTGAAACGGGTGATCTTCGCCAGCTCCAACCACGTGATCGGCTTCTACAAGCAAGGCGAAACCCTCGACGCCCGCTCGCCTCGCCGCCCGGACAGCTACTACGGTTTGTCCAAATCCTATGGCGAAGACATGGCAAGTTTCTACTTCGACCGCTACGGCATCGAGACCGTGAGCATCCGCATCGGCTCCTCGTTCCCCGAACCGCAGAACCGCCGCATGATGCACACCTGGCTGAGCTTCGATGACCTCACTCAGCTGCTCGAGCGCGCGCTGTACACGCCGAACGTCGGTCACACGGTGGTCTACGGCATGTCGGACAACCTCGATACCTGGTGGGACAACCGCTACGCCGCGCACTTGGGTTTCACCCCCAAGGACAGCTCCGAAGTGTTCCGCGCCCAGGTCGAAACCCAGCCACCGGTCGCCGCCGATGACCCGGCCAAGGTCTATCAGGGCGGCGCCTTCTGCGCGGCGGGGCCGTTCGGTGACTGACTGCACACCCAAGGGAATGAGTTGCCATGACTGCTGAACTGATTGTTGACGCCCGCAATGCCGTGGGCGAATGCCCGGTGTGGGTGCCTGAGGAAAACGCGCTGTACTGGGTGGACATCCCCAACGGCGGCCTGCAGCGCTGGAGCGCTGCCAGCGGCCACAGTGCCGCCTGGAAAGCCCCGCAGATGCTCGCCTGCATTGCGCGCACCACAGCAGGCAACTGGGTCGCCGGGATGGAAACCGGGTTTTTCCAACTCACGCCACACGATGACGGCAGCCTGGACACCACCGCGCTGGCGAGCGTCGAGCACCCGCGCCCCGACATGCGCCTCAACGACGGCCGCTGTGACCGCCAGGGTCGCTTCTGGGCCGGCAGCATGGTGTTGAACATGGGCTTGAATGCGGCCCAGGGCACGCTCTACCGCTACGCCTGCGGTAGCGCGCCGCATGCCCAACTGGACGGGTTTATCACCCTCAACGGCCTGGCATTCAGCCCGGACGGCCGCACGATGTATGCCTCGGACTCACACCCGCTGGTGCAGCAGATCTGGGCCTTCGATTACGACACCCAGACCGGCACGCCCTCCAATCGTCGCGTGTTTGTCGACATGCATCAGTTTCTCGGTCGCCCCGACGGCGCGGCCGTCGACGCCGACGGCTGCTACTGGATCTGCGCCAACGACGCGGGGCTGATTCATCGCTTTACCCCCGACGGTCGCCTGGACCGTTCCCTCACCGTGCCGGTGAAAAAACCCACCATGTGCGCCTTTGGCGGCAGCCGCCTGGACACCTTGTTTGTCACCTCGATCCGTGATGACCACAGTGAACAGTCGCTGTCCGGCGGCGTCTTCGCCCTCAACCCTGGCGTACAAGGACTGCCCGAACCCCGCTTCACCCTCTAGCTGCATGGCTGTGCCTTGAATACAAAAATAACAACACAGGAGTGACATTCCATGGACTTCAAACGCACTTTGCTCGCCGCCACACTCGTTGCCCTCAGCAGCGCCGCCCACGCGCTGGAAATCAAGTTCGCCGACATCCATCCCGCCGGCTACCCCACCGTCGTCGCTGAAGAGAACATGGGCAAAGCCCTGACCCAGCAAAGCAACGGCGAACTGACCTTCAAGTACTTCCCAGGCGGTGTCCTGGGCTCTGAAAAAGAAGTCGTCGAACAGGCCCAGGTCGGCGCGATCCAGATGACCCGGGTCAGCCTCGGCATCGTCGGCCCGGTGGTGCCGGACGTGAACGTGTTCAACCTGCCGTTCGTGTTCCGCGACCAGGCGCACATGCGCAAGGTCATCGATGGCCCGATCGGCGACGAGATCCTCGCCAAGATCACCGACTCCGAATTCGGCCTGGTAGCCTTGGCCTGGATGGACGGCGGCACGCGCAATATCTACACCAAGAAACCGGTGCGTACGATCGAAGACCTCAAGGGCATGAAGATTCGCGTACAAGGCAACCCGCTGTTTATCGACGCTTTCAATGAAATGGGCGCCAACGGCATTGCCATGGACACCGGCGAGATCTTCAGCGCATTGCAGACCGGCGTGATTGACGGCGCGGAAAACAACCCGCCGACCCTGCTGGAGCACAACCACTTCCAGAACGCCAAGTTCTACACCCTCACCGAACACCTGATCCTGCCCGAACCCATCGTGATGTCGAAAATCACCTGGAACAAACTCACCCCCGTGCAACAGGACATGGTGAAAAACGCCGCCAAGGTTGCTCAGGCCGATGAGCGCGTGCTGTGGGACGCCAAGTCCGCCAGCAGCGAAACCAAGCTCAAGGCCGCCGGCGTAGAGTTCATCACTGTCGACAAAAAGCCCTTCTATGAGGCCACCGCGCCTGTTCGCGCGAAGTACGGCGCAGCTTACGCCGACATCATCGAGCGCATCGACGCCGTCGAGTAAGCCCCCTCCTCCTCTTAGTCAGGCCCGGCGCGGTCCGCTTTGACGTGCCCGGTTACGGTGAACGCCATGAAGAATCAACTGCTGCGCTTCAACGACCGCCTCTACATGACCTGCATCTGGGTCGCCGGCCTCTCGGTATTAGGCGTCGCGCTGATCATCCCCTGGGGCATTTTCGCCCGCTACATCCTCGGCACAGGCGCAAGCTGGCCAGAGCCCAGCGCCATCCTGCTGATGCTGGTGTTTACCTTTATCGGCGCCGCCGCCAGCTACCGCGCCGGGGCGCATATGTCGGTGGCCATGATCACCGACCGCCTGCCACCGCGCCAACGCCAACTCGTCGGCATCGTCTCGCAACTGTTGATGGCGACCATCTGCCTGTTCATGACGATTTGGGGCAGCAAGCTGTGCCTGTCTACCTGGAACCAGTTCATGAGCGCCATCCCCACCCTGCGCGTGGGCATCACCTATATGCCGATCCCGATTGGCGGCTTGCTGACCCTGGTGTTCGTGCTGGAAAAACTCCTGCTCGGCGACCAGAGCCACCGGCGCGTGGTGCGCTTTGACCTGGTTGAAGAAAGCGAAGGGGCTGCCTGACATGGACGCATTGATTCTGTTGGGCAGCTTTATCGCGTTGATCCTGATCGGCATGCCGGTCGCTTACGCCCTGGGGCTGTCGGCGCTGATCGGCGCGTGGTGGATCGACATTCCGTTCCAGGCCTTGATGATTCAGGTGGCAGGCGGGGTGAACAAGTTTTCGCTGATGGCGATTCCGTTCTTCGTGCTCGCCGGGGCGATCATGGCCGAAGGCGGCATGTCGCGCCGGCTGGTGGCGTTTGCCGGCGTGCTGGTGGGCTTTGTGCGCGGCGGCCTGTCGTTGGTCAACATCATGGCCTCGACGTTTTTCGGCGCTATTTCCGGCTCATCAGAGGCAGACACCGCCTCGGTCGGCTCGGTGCTGATTCCGGAAATGGAACGCCGCGGCTACCCCAGGGAGTTCGCCACGGCGGTGACCATCAGCGGCTCGGTACAGGCGCTGCTGACCCCGCCCAGCCACAACTCGGTGCTCTATTCCCTGGCGGCCGGCGGCACGGTGTCGATCGCCTCGCTGTTCATGGCCGGCGTGGTCCCGGGCCTGCTGATGAGCGCGTGCCTGATGGTGCTGTGCCTGATCTTCGCGAAGAAACGCGACTACCCCAAAGGTGAAGTCATCCCGCTGAAGCAGGCGCTGAAAATCTGCGCCGACGCGCTGTGGGGCCTGATGGCGATGGTGATCATTCTTGGCGGCATCCTCTCGGGTATTTTCACCGCCACCGAGTCCGCCGCGATTGCCGTGCTGTGGGCGTTTTTCGTGACCATGTTCATCTACCGCGACTACAAATGGCGCGAGTTGCCCAAGCTGATGCACCGCACGGTGCGCACCATATCCATCGTGATGATCCTGATCGCCTTCGCCGCCAGCTTCGGCTACATCATGACCCTGATGCAGATCCCGGCGAAGATCACCACGATGTTCCTGACCCTGTCGGACAACCGCTACGTGATCCTGATTTGCATCAACATGATGCTGCTGTTGCTCGGCACCGTGATGGACATGGCGCCGCTGATCCTCATCCTCACGCCCATCCTGCTGCCGGTGATTCTCGGCATCGGTGTCGACCCCGTGCACTTCGGCATGATCATGCTGGTGAACCTGGGCATCGGCCTGATCACCCCGCCAGTGGGCGCCGTGCTGTTTGTCGGCGCGGCGGTGGGCAAGGTCAGTATCGAGAAAACCGTCAAAGCCCTGCTGCCGTTTTATGGCGTGCTGTTTCTGGTGCTGATGGCCGTCACCTACATTCCGGCGCTGTCGCTGTGGCTGCCGGGCCTGGTGCTGTAACCCTTTATCCGAGGCCGAGGTTCAACGGTGGACGCAGGCTTGCCAGCGTCCACAAATCACCTCTGTGTTGGTTTATTCATGCGGCGGGACACCCATGCTTTCAGACTTGATCGAGCTCAGCGACCCACTCACCCACCTCACCCTGGCCCCGGCCCTGGGTGGCAGCATCGTCAATTGGTCGGTGCGCGCCACCGGGCAGCCGTTGTTGCGACACAGTGACGAGCACGCGGTAAATACCGGTTTACCGGGCAAGTTGGGGTGCTACCCGTTGGCGCCCTGGTCCAACCGGATCGCCCAAGGCGGTTTCGATAACCCCGACGGCTGGCTGGCGCTCACCGCCAACAGCCTGACCGATCCGTTGCCGATTCACGGTTCGGCCTGGCAACAGGCGTGGCACGTGGTCAGCCAGGCGGCGGATGAAGTGGTGCTGGGGCTGCGGTGCGACACGCCGTTCGCCTATCACGCCGAACAGCGCTTTGCCTTGCGCGACGGTGAGCTGAGCATCGCGTTGCGCGTAACGCATCTGGCCGAACAGGCGGCGTGGCATGGCTTGGGTTTGCACCCGTACTTGCCGCGTACGTCGGGCACGCGGTTGCAGGCCAAGGCTGGGCAGGTGTGGATGAGTGATGCCTCAAAGCTGCCCACAGGATTGGCGCCAGTGCCGCAGGCTTGGGATTTCAGCACTTTGAACACCCTGCCCGAAGGCCTGGTGGACAATGGGTTCTGCCAGTGGGACGGGCATTGCCGGATCGAGCAGCCGCACTTGGGCTACACCCTGGAATGCCGGGCGACCGGGGCGGATTACTTCCTGCTGTATTGCCCGCCGGGGTTGGCATTCTTTTGCATCGAGCCGGTGAGCCATCCGGTGAATGCCCATCACCTGCCCGGCAGGCCGGGGCTGAGGTTATTGGAGCAAGGCCAGTCGACCCAACTCGATTTCACCCTCAAATACAGTGCCCATGGGGACGCGGGCTTGCCCGCGAAAGCCGTGGGTCGGTAACCACGCGCTCTCCGGCACTGCGCTTTTGCGAGCACGCCCGCGTCCGCAGGGTGACCTGTGCTGTGTCAGGGCGGGGTGTCTTTCAGGCGCCCCGCCGTGTCGATACTCACCACCACCGATAACCCCGGCCGCAGGCGCTCGCTCTCGGCCTGATCCGGGTCAACGGTGATCCGCACCGGCACGCGCTGGGCGATCTTCACAAAGTTGCCGGTGGCGTTGTCCGCCTGCAACAGGCTGAATTCCGAACCGGTCGCCGGGGAAATGTGCTGCACCGTGCCGTGAAACTTGCGGTGGTTCAGCGCGTCCACCGTGAAGGTTACCGGCTGGCCCACCTGCACATTGTCCATTTGGGTTTCTTTCATGTTGGCGATCACCCACAGCTGGGGCGGCACCAATGCCATCAACTGCGCACCGGAGTTGACGAAGGCGCCCAGGCGCACGCCGATCTGCCCGAGCTGGCCGTCACGCGGCGCGAGGATGCGGGTGTTGGACAGGTCAATACGCGCCAGCTCCACTGCCGCGTCGGCACTGGCCACGGCGGCCTCCAGTGAACCGCGGTTGACGATCACGGTTTGCAGGTCCTGCCGGGCGATTTCCAGGCTGGCCTGGGCCTGGGCCACGGCGGCGATGGTCTGGGCATTGGCGGCGCGCGTCACGTCCAGTTCACGCTTGGACACCGAGCCATCGCTGATCAGCTCTTCGTTACGGCGCAAGTCAGCGGTGCTTTTTCGCGCCTGGGCCTGGCTGTCGACCAGCGCGGCCTGGCGCAGCTTGATGGTGGCTTCGGCACTGTTGCGTTGCTGCACCACGTTGGCCAACGAGGCTTTCTGCACCGCCAGTTGCGCCAACGCCTGGTCGAGGCGCTGCTTGTAGATGCGATCATCCAGGCGCACCAGCAGGTCGCCGGCCTTGACGAACTGGAAGTCCTGCACCGGCACTTCATACACATAGCCGCTCAGTTGCGGGCCGATAATCGTCACCTGGCCGCGCACCAGTGCGTTTTCAGTACTCTCCACGGCGCTGCTGAAGGGCGGCAATTGCCAGGCATAGAGCACGATCAGCACGCCGACGATGGCAATTGCGGCAAAGCCCAGCGATGAGATGACGCGCACCCGCAGTGAGCGTGGCTCAGTCGCGGTTGCTCCCGGTGGAGCGGTGCCTTCCGGGGTGGAGGCGATGGCGTTGGTGGTGGTCGTGGTTGTTTCGGTCATGAAGTAACGCCGCTGGGTTGAACGGGAGGGGCTGCTGCTTTGGTGGTGCTCATCAGCCACAGACTGCGGATGAAGATCCAGAGCATGGTGAGGATCGCGATGATCGCAATCAACATGAACACATCGTTGTAGGCCATCACATTCGCCTCACGCGTGGCCGCCGTGGCCAGGCTGCGAATGCCCATCAGGTTGCGCAATTGCGGGTCGGCGATGATACCGCCATACGCCGAACCGCCACTTTGCACCCGCGCGGCCACACGCGGGTCCAGTAAGGTCAGGTGTTCGACGATCATGCTGGAGTGATACTTCTCGCGCACGATCTGGAAAGTGCCCAGCAACGCCGCGCCTATCAGGCCGCCAAGGTTCTGGCAGATGCCGAACATCACCGAAAAACTCACCAGGTTGCGCGGGTTGGTGAGCACGTTGCGCGTGCCCAGCACCATGGTCGGCCCCAGAAAAAAGGTGCCGCCAAAGCCTAGCAGGAACTGGCTGATATACAGGTTCTGGGGACGGGTCAGGTTGCTTGAGAAGCTGTCCATCACCGAGCCGGTGGCCATCAGCGCCAGGGAGATGATCAAGGGCATCAACAGGTGCGCCGGGTTGATCGTCAGCGCACTGACCACCAGCCCGGCAATCGCCCCGGCCAGCATCACCACGTAGAGGGTGTGCATCTGCTGGTAGCTCATGTTCAACATTTGCATGAAGCCCACGGCGCCAGTGGATTGCTCCGACAACACCATGCGAATCAACACCACCGCCAGGGCCAGGCGAATCATCACCCCACTGCCCAGCCAACGGGTCATCAACAATGGGTTGGCGCGGTTATGCTCGATGGCCAGGCCGGCCATGATCAACACCAGGGAACAGGCCGACGCCACGCCGATCCACGGGGCTTCCAGCCACCAATCGATACGCCCCAGCGACAACACCGCGCAAAGCAGCGCCACGCCGGTGGCGAGGATGCCGAAGGTGAGGAAATCGAGTTTTTCAAAGGTCTTGAAGCGATCGCCGGGCGGCAGTTTGAGCAGGAAGACGCAACCCAGGCAGATCAGCGCCATGCCCAGTTCGAACAGGTACAGCCCGCGCCACTCGGCAATTTGCAGCAGGTCTTCAGAGAACAACCGCGCCAGTGGCAGTGCCAGCTGCGCCGTGCCCAGGCCGAGCACCAGGGCTTTCATGCGCCACTTGGCCGGGAACGCCTGGATCATGTAGTACAAACCCAGCGAACTCAGCGCCGCGCCCACCATACCGTGGGCCGCCCGCACCGCGATGGCGGAGCTGAGGTCGTTGACGAACAAGTGGCCGAAGGTGACCAGCGCATACAGCACCAGAAACACCTCGGTGAACGCGCGCAGGCCAAACTGCTGGCGAAACTTCACCAGCAGCAGGTTCATGCACACATTGGTCATCACATAGGCGGCGGGCAGCCAGGCCATTTCGGCGGTGGTCGCGCCCAAGGCGCCTTGCAAATATTGCAGGTTGGCGATCACCAGCGCGTTGCCCAGCCCACCGGTGATTGCCACCAGCACGCCGACCATCGCAAACAACCAGCGCTTGTGCGTGGGGTGCAGCGGCGTCGACGGCGAGCCGGGCAGGCTCGGTCGCTCGTGGGGCTGCCAGGTGTGGGGGGTGTATTTGTCCATTCGATGGCCTTGATAAGCCGACGTGCAAGGTCGGTGAATCCATTACTCAGGGAGTAGTAAACCTGAGAGACGTTCATCTTGCCATGTCAGGGCAGCAATTGAACTCTTGAACGGGC encodes:
- a CDS encoding OprD family porin; its protein translation is MNQFARNSSSRIGLIGLGSLAFTLPLSAQADGFLEDAKATLNLRNAYFNRNFTNPTYPQAKAEEWTQNFILDAKSGFTQGTVGFGIDVLGLYSQKLDGGKGTGGTQLLPIHSDGRPADNFGRLGVALKTKLSKTELKVGEWMPVLPILRSDDGRSLPQTFRGGQVTSNEIAGLTLYGGQFRGNSPRNDASMEDMFMNGKAAFTSDRFNFGGGEYSFNDKRTQVGVWYAELTDIYQQQYFNLTHSQPVGNWTLGANLGYFNGKEDGSALAGDLDNKTVSALLSARYNGNTFYVGLQKLTGDSLWMRVNGTSGGTLANDSYNASYDNAKEKSWQVRHDFNFVVLGIPGLTMMNRYISGSNVHTGAITDGKEWGRESELAYTVQSGALRDLNVRWRNSTLRRDFSNNEFDENRIFISYPISLL
- a CDS encoding NAD(P)-dependent oxidoreductase, with amino-acid sequence MTTSTITPVPFNRLLLTGAAGGLGKVLRERLRPYAQVLRLSDIANMAPAADASEEVQPCDLADKQAVHHLVEGVDAILHFGGVSVERSFEEVLGANISGVFHIYEAARRHGVKRVIFASSNHVIGFYKQGETLDARSPRRPDSYYGLSKSYGEDMASFYFDRYGIETVSIRIGSSFPEPQNRRMMHTWLSFDDLTQLLERALYTPNVGHTVVYGMSDNLDTWWDNRYAAHLGFTPKDSSEVFRAQVETQPPVAADDPAKVYQGGAFCAAGPFGD
- a CDS encoding SMP-30/gluconolactonase/LRE family protein yields the protein MTAELIVDARNAVGECPVWVPEENALYWVDIPNGGLQRWSAASGHSAAWKAPQMLACIARTTAGNWVAGMETGFFQLTPHDDGSLDTTALASVEHPRPDMRLNDGRCDRQGRFWAGSMVLNMGLNAAQGTLYRYACGSAPHAQLDGFITLNGLAFSPDGRTMYASDSHPLVQQIWAFDYDTQTGTPSNRRVFVDMHQFLGRPDGAAVDADGCYWICANDAGLIHRFTPDGRLDRSLTVPVKKPTMCAFGGSRLDTLFVTSIRDDHSEQSLSGGVFALNPGVQGLPEPRFTL
- a CDS encoding TRAP transporter substrate-binding protein, with the translated sequence MDFKRTLLAATLVALSSAAHALEIKFADIHPAGYPTVVAEENMGKALTQQSNGELTFKYFPGGVLGSEKEVVEQAQVGAIQMTRVSLGIVGPVVPDVNVFNLPFVFRDQAHMRKVIDGPIGDEILAKITDSEFGLVALAWMDGGTRNIYTKKPVRTIEDLKGMKIRVQGNPLFIDAFNEMGANGIAMDTGEIFSALQTGVIDGAENNPPTLLEHNHFQNAKFYTLTEHLILPEPIVMSKITWNKLTPVQQDMVKNAAKVAQADERVLWDAKSASSETKLKAAGVEFITVDKKPFYEATAPVRAKYGAAYADIIERIDAVE
- a CDS encoding TRAP transporter small permease, with translation MKNQLLRFNDRLYMTCIWVAGLSVLGVALIIPWGIFARYILGTGASWPEPSAILLMLVFTFIGAAASYRAGAHMSVAMITDRLPPRQRQLVGIVSQLLMATICLFMTIWGSKLCLSTWNQFMSAIPTLRVGITYMPIPIGGLLTLVFVLEKLLLGDQSHRRVVRFDLVEESEGAA
- a CDS encoding TRAP transporter large permease, giving the protein MDALILLGSFIALILIGMPVAYALGLSALIGAWWIDIPFQALMIQVAGGVNKFSLMAIPFFVLAGAIMAEGGMSRRLVAFAGVLVGFVRGGLSLVNIMASTFFGAISGSSEADTASVGSVLIPEMERRGYPREFATAVTISGSVQALLTPPSHNSVLYSLAAGGTVSIASLFMAGVVPGLLMSACLMVLCLIFAKKRDYPKGEVIPLKQALKICADALWGLMAMVIILGGILSGIFTATESAAIAVLWAFFVTMFIYRDYKWRELPKLMHRTVRTISIVMILIAFAASFGYIMTLMQIPAKITTMFLTLSDNRYVILICINMMLLLLGTVMDMAPLILILTPILLPVILGIGVDPVHFGMIMLVNLGIGLITPPVGAVLFVGAAVGKVSIEKTVKALLPFYGVLFLVLMAVTYIPALSLWLPGLVL
- a CDS encoding aldose 1-epimerase, translated to MLSDLIELSDPLTHLTLAPALGGSIVNWSVRATGQPLLRHSDEHAVNTGLPGKLGCYPLAPWSNRIAQGGFDNPDGWLALTANSLTDPLPIHGSAWQQAWHVVSQAADEVVLGLRCDTPFAYHAEQRFALRDGELSIALRVTHLAEQAAWHGLGLHPYLPRTSGTRLQAKAGQVWMSDASKLPTGLAPVPQAWDFSTLNTLPEGLVDNGFCQWDGHCRIEQPHLGYTLECRATGADYFLLYCPPGLAFFCIEPVSHPVNAHHLPGRPGLRLLEQGQSTQLDFTLKYSAHGDAGLPAKAVGR
- a CDS encoding HlyD family secretion protein, whose amino-acid sequence is MTETTTTTTNAIASTPEGTAPPGATATEPRSLRVRVISSLGFAAIAIVGVLIVLYAWQLPPFSSAVESTENALVRGQVTIIGPQLSGYVYEVPVQDFQFVKAGDLLVRLDDRIYKQRLDQALAQLAVQKASLANVVQQRNSAEATIKLRQAALVDSQAQARKSTADLRRNEELISDGSVSKRELDVTRAANAQTIAAVAQAQASLEIARQDLQTVIVNRGSLEAAVASADAAVELARIDLSNTRILAPRDGQLGQIGVRLGAFVNSGAQLMALVPPQLWVIANMKETQMDNVQVGQPVTFTVDALNHRKFHGTVQHISPATGSEFSLLQADNATGNFVKIAQRVPVRITVDPDQAESERLRPGLSVVVSIDTAGRLKDTPP
- a CDS encoding MFS transporter — translated: MDKYTPHTWQPHERPSLPGSPSTPLHPTHKRWLFAMVGVLVAITGGLGNALVIANLQYLQGALGATTAEMAWLPAAYVMTNVCMNLLLVKFRQQFGLRAFTEVFLVLYALVTFGHLFVNDLSSAIAVRAAHGMVGAALSSLGLYYMIQAFPAKWRMKALVLGLGTAQLALPLARLFSEDLLQIAEWRGLYLFELGMALICLGCVFLLKLPPGDRFKTFEKLDFLTFGILATGVALLCAVLSLGRIDWWLEAPWIGVASACSLVLIMAGLAIEHNRANPLLMTRWLGSGVMIRLALAVVLIRMVLSEQSTGAVGFMQMLNMSYQQMHTLYVVMLAGAIAGLVVSALTINPAHLLMPLIISLALMATGSVMDSFSSNLTRPQNLYISQFLLGFGGTFFLGPTMVLGTRNVLTNPRNLVSFSVMFGICQNLGGLIGAALLGTFQIVREKYHSSMIVEHLTLLDPRVAARVQSGGSAYGGIIADPQLRNLMGIRSLATAATREANVMAYNDVFMLIAIIAILTMLWIFIRSLWLMSTTKAAAPPVQPSGVTS